A stretch of the Solanum dulcamara chromosome 6, daSolDulc1.2, whole genome shotgun sequence genome encodes the following:
- the LOC129893081 gene encoding norbelladine synthase-like translates to MLGKFTEQVQINAAASEVWNLYGTNELANFAVEKLPHIVDKVELIEGNGGAGTLLQVSLPGNPPYKEKYVIVDDEKRVKEVEIVEGGYLDLGFNFYGIKFEVIENGENSSFIKLTIDFETKDVEKIHLTIGNLQAFVAIMKASVDYLEK, encoded by the exons ATGTTGGGGAAATTTACAGAGCAAGTACAGATAAATGCAGCAGCAAGTGAAGTGTGGAATCTCTATGGCACTAATGAATTAGCAAATTTTGCTGTTGAAAAACTCCCACACATTGTTGataaagttgagttgattgaagGCAATGGAGGAGCTGGTACACTACTGCAAGTTA GTTTACCCGGAAATCCTCCATATAAAGAGAAATATGTGATAGTGGATGATGAAAAAAGAGTGAAGGAAGTAGAGATTGTTGAAGGTGGATATCTTGATCTTGGATTCAATTTCTATGGGATCAAATTTGAAGTTATAGAGAATGGTGAAAATTCATCTTTCATCAAACTTACAATTGATTTTGAGACTAAAGATGTTGAAAAAATTCATCTTACTATTGGCAACCTCCAAGCCTTTGTTGCCATCATGAAAGCTTCTGTTGATTATCTTGAGAAATAa